The genome window CATGAAGTGTTGACAATGGGCCCTCCATGTTATCCGCTCGTGCTGCGTCCATGCCTCGCTTAGAGCGCTTCGACCTACGAACCTATGTCTTGCCACCAGGCGGCAATGGCAAGGGCATAGCTATGTGCGGCGCACTCCGCGTGCAGCTCCGCGTTCACCTCCTTGAGGGCCAGCACGAACTCCTCCATCGCCTTCTTGCTCTTCTCCTCCGCCACGAGAGCCACCCGAAGCTCGCCGTGAACCCTCTGCAGGTCGCGGCGTACCACCTTCTCGGCGTCGAAACGGGGGTCCTGGCCTCGAGCTTCTGGGCGGTCTCCTGCAGCGACGTGATCTCGAGCTTGGCTTCCTCGAGCGATATCTTGGTGAGCTCCAGCTGCTTCGTCTGCAACGCTAGCGAGTCGAGCATCCGCTTCTCGGATTCCCGCGACGCGTCGAGCTCGGCCTCGAGCGTCTCTATCGTGGTTCGGTCGTTggccgaggccaggccagcgcCTTCCACTCGGTCACATCCAGGACGCGGTGCGCGTGGTCTCGCTCCTCCCGCACCTTGAGCAGCTCGCCGCGGAGCTCGGCGACCTGCTGCTCCATGTCCGGCCGGCTTTCTTGCATCTTCTTTGCCTGGATTAAATGGCACTTGAAATGTTGCACGGCGATCGGAGCGAGAATTCTTAGACCCTGGAGGTGCGGCGAACGGAAATACGCTAAACTTTGACGCATGTGGAAGCATCTGCAAAACTTTGAGGCATGCATTTGCAGGCTTTGCTAAATACGTGGTGTATAATGGGGGTCTAAAATTGGGGGGAACGACATTGAGTCGAAGGTTTATCTGAAGTGGTGATTGCAGCTATAATTTGGACATGAGGAGCGCCACTATATTTGGAATATTGGGTGTAACATGTGATTCTATCATATCTGCCAGCATTGTGGCACGAGAAGATGCCAGAGTTCTTTGTTGCCGTAGAAAGTTGTACAGAAGAATGCATACAGAGTTTCAACTTATATTCTTGAAGAATTTAAACTTCTGAAGATCAATGAGACAAATAGAATTCAACTTATACTTTGCACAAATGATTTCTTTTGGTAGCTTCCAAAAGAATTATTTATCACTGAAATGAGCAGTAAACGTCACAATGCAGATGGTAAGCTTGGTTGCTAACTCCAGTTGTTACATCACTTGTCCATCCATACGGTGCATCTGAGACTCTTCCCTTGCAGCAGCAGGTCAAAAGCTTCGTTGATGTCCTTCAGGTCAATTTCGTGAGTTATGAACTTGTCCAGCTCCAGCTCCTGTATGATAAAAGATGTAAAGCCAGAAGATCATTGCTGGATCAAAAACTGATAAATCCACCTGTCAATCCAAGCTTAGATTTGAATGGCGACACTCTGATCGGTTTGATAAGTATCTGAAGCTGACCTTGTTCAGGTACTTGTCGGCGAGAATCGGAATGTCCCGCTTAGGTTTTACCCCTCCGAAGAGCGACCCCATGACACATTTCCCGTGGAGGATCTCCAGTGAAGGTATGGAGAGAGGGGCACCGTGCATTTCCACTCCAAGAATGATCGTCTTGCCCCACCCCTGCATAACGGTTGTAGAGCAATCAGAACATATGATCCTCAAATAGTAGGAGCACCATGAGTGCGTGTACGGACTTCTCGGGAGCTCTTGAATGCGTCGCTCATCAGCGCCGCCAGCCCAATGCACTCGAAGCAGTAGTCCGCACCACCGTCAGTCATCTCGATAATCTCCTGCCACCATGAAACACGGGCATGTCAGTGTGAGATTTCAACATGAAGTTAAGCAAATCATGTGATCTATGGGGCGAGAACATGGGTGATCACCTGGCTGATAGGTTTCTCACCAAGTTCTTTTGGATTTATGAAATGAGTCACGCCGAACTTCTTTCCTGCAGCAAGGAACAACAGATGAAATGCGTCAGGTCTAAGGACGTACTTGAGAATTTAGGGGCCCTATGCTAAATTCAATTTTGGACCTCTGCCTATAGCCCCCTTCAATTGATGAGAACGAGACAAGAACACaaattgagaagaaaaaaaatgtgcttgagctaaaaaacaaatatgtaaAGAATAAATGACAATGAATGCCATTTTTTTTCCATAGTGCATAGAGTAGGAGGAGTTAACTTTTAAAGAGACCAAGTAGTGAGGAGGGAGGGAAAGAGATTCGATCCACTATATTGCCACCAAAATGGATTAGTATGGAGAAATCACAAGTTACATGGGAGGAGTAGAATTAGGAGGTAAGGAGTGTTTTCTGGAAGATAAGAGTAGTGCTTACTTGAGAAATTTTAACTATAGCTAGTATTATCATTAACTATTGCTAATTACTAGTTAAGATTCGGAGCCCTGTGCGGTTGGGCACCCGGTACCCACTAATCGACGGCCCTGGTCAGGTGATTCCACTTTCAGAATGGCTTAAAGTTCAAAACAATCGATAGCTCAGACAGAAGGGCATGCCTAGCTCATGTTTCTCGGGGTTTAAATCCACGCCAATGATCTTTGACGCCCCACAAATCCTGGCTCCTTCGGCCACCTGCATGTAAAAATTGTATTGTTAATGTTCAGCAATGCGGTGTGTAGAATTATGGAGTGAAAACAACGCATCCCGTCGTGTAGCAGGACACGGCGAGTTCTGCTTACCTAATTGTAGGCAGAGAGGTTAAGTTTTCGTAAAATGTTGTTGTCAAACTCTGAATTTCCGAAAATGTACTAAATGAAGAAAAAAGTGTGTATATGAAATTTTACCGCCAATCCTACAGCGCCGAGGCCAAAGATAGCGACCGAAGATCCAGGCTCGACTTTCGCCAGCTTCCATGCGGCTCCGACCCCTGCAATTCGGAGGACGCAGAATAAATAACCAACGATTCCAAACAGCACATCAAAATGCTGTACTAACTTCTCATTTGCTGCTGTTCTTGCAGTCAATTTGATCTTGAACCACGCAGCATACATGCAGCCATGCACAGGTCATTAAAGAAGCAACATTGCGTGTAGCAGCACCGACCAGTGGAGGCGCCGCAGCTAAGGAGGCAGGCCAGGGGCGGCGGCATGGCGGGGTCGACCTTGACGACCTGGGTCACGTCCACCACCGTGTACTCGCTGAAGCTGGACACGCCCAGGAAGTGGTGGAGCGGGTTCCCCTGGGCGTCGCTGAACCGGGTGGTGTCGTCGCGCGGCATCCCCGGGCGCACCGCGAACCGGTACTTGGAGCACATGTTGCTCCGCTCCGACCTGCAGTCCACGCACTCGCTGCACTGCCCCAGGAACGTCGGCACCACCGCGTCGCCCGCGGCGAACTCCTCCACGTGCTCGCCGACGCTCTCCACCACCCTGCACATGGGCCGTGGGTTAATCCGTAACTTGGTTGAAGCGGGATCGCAATTTCCAGTTTAATCTGGCCTAGTCTGGCCATGTTTCTCTGGCCATGTTTCTCATGGGCCGACAAAGATGCTCATGGACTTTCACTCAGCCCAGAGGAACACGGTAAGGCAACCAGGCCCATTTGGGTTTAAATTAAATTCTTACGAAATTCGTTGGTCTTGAGTGGGTGCTGTTGGCAACTGGTGACAGCTTATTCTCAGAACTCTGATTGGCTAACGCCAAGTCAACGTCCAAATCTCATTTTAGAACAAAAACTATGATCGGTGACCTAGTCACATACTCTTCAGGATCCCGCGGCAAATCAGCGGCTAGAGGCAACCATAATTAAATAGCGGAGGAATTTTAATTAGCTTCAAGATTAGATTCCTTTCGGTAGGTGATACCTAATCACATTTCCTAGTAATTAAAACCAACACTAAGATATGGAATTGTGTATAGTACGGGCGTAGTTCAGTTTGTTGTGGAGTCAATTCCGAGTTACCATCTCTGTCTATGTGACCGTCAAGAGTGTGGCACCTCCTTCCGCCTCATAACTGTGTATAGGTCAATGCGTCTCTTATAGGAGATCTGGTCATAAAGATCAACACCTGACACCAAATGGCTGCAGCTAGGCAATTTCAACCTAATCTACCGTGCACGTGACAAGAGTAATAAAAATTTCAACTGCCGCCTCATGCGTCAGTTCAGGGCCATTTCGATGTTGGTCACCAGGATCCTGTGGAACAGACGAAATACGCGTATCTTCAGGCAAGGCTTCCTTGGATGCTGAGTGGTGCGAAACACCTCACACAACTTGAGACATTGTAACTAGCTCTTCTTTTAGCAGTCGCTTTATTATAATCTAAGTTCTGTTTGTACCTAGGCTGATCCTGGGTTCTTCCTCTTATTTAATATAATAGGTAGATTTTTTGCATGTtcgttcttaaaaaaaatcttagttAGCTT of Phragmites australis chromosome 3, lpPhrAust1.1, whole genome shotgun sequence contains these proteins:
- the LOC133911781 gene encoding alcohol dehydrogenase-like 7, translated to MENHSPKPIRCKAAVCRAAGEPLVIEEVVVEPPKAHEVRIKIICTSICHSDVTFWRMKDFPGVFPRIFGHEAFGVVESVGEHVEEFAAGDAVVPTFLGQCSECVDCRSERSNMCSKYRFAVRPGMPRDDTTRFSDAQGNPLHHFLGVSSFSEYTVVDVTQVVKVDPAMPPPLACLLSCGASTGVGAAWKLAKVEPGSSVAIFGLGAVGLAVAEGARICGASKIIGVDLNPEKHELGKKFGVTHFINPKELGEKPISQEIIEMTDGGADYCFECIGLAALMSDAFKSSREGWGKTIILGVEMHGAPLSIPSLEILHGKCVMGSLFGGVKPKRDIPILADKYLNKELELDKFITHEIDLKDINEAFDLLLQGKSLRCTVWMDK